The DNA region GCGGCCCGCCTGACGCGCTGACGGGACAGTCCGAGAGGAGGCGCACGCGATGGCACGCCACCGCGACGACCGGCACACCGCGCTGCTGCGGGCCTCGGCCCGCTGGTCCGGGCGCGCCGACCGCTGCGCCGACTGGACCCGCCGGGGCGTGGAACGGTGCCGCCGCTGGGCGCGCGAAGGTGCCCGGCGGCCCGGTGAGCTGGCGCCCCCGTCCTGGTTCGCCATCGCCCTCCCGTTCGGCATCGCCTGGTACCGGGCCCTCGGTGGCCCGGCCCAGGCCTGGTGCCGGGCCGCCGGCTGGTCGTGCCGACTCCTCGCCCGCGCCCTGGGCGGCCCGGCCCGGACCGGCGGCTGAGCCGGGCGGCGGTGCGGCCGGGCGCTCGACGACGGGCCCGATGGGCAGCCGTCGGCCAACGGGCGCACCATGGCTGACCTGCGACGACTCCGCCGGACAACGACCTTCTGCGCGCTCTGTGCAGATTGTGCAACAGAGCCCGGAAGGGGCTGTCTGCCACCCGGATCCCGTCCCTAAGATCATCCCCGCAATCGCACCTCACACGGGACGAGAGAACATGAGCAACGAGTTCGGCGGCCTGCTCGGCATCGCGCAGCAGCTGTTCAGCGACACGCCGCAGCAGGGCCACGGCGAACACCACGACAACTTCCTGATGGACCTGGGGCAGAAGCTGATGGACGGCCACCAGCCCGTGCAGGAGGGCGTCGTCTACGACATCGACGAGAAGTTCTTCTCCCCGACCCACGACTTCTGGATCAAGCGCGACGGTGAGCGCGTGTTCCAGGTCGACGAGAAGATGTTCAGCTTCAGCGGCGTGATCGCTCTCCAGGACCCCGAGGGCAACGAGCTGTACCGGATCTCCGAGAAGATCATGACGCTCCGGGACATCCGCTACCTCAAGCGCGGCGAGCAGACCATCGCCACCGTGAAGAAGGCGCTCTTCTCGCCGCTGGTCTACAAGTTCACCGTGACGTTCGAGAACGGCGCGGAGATCCACGTCACCGGCAACATCACCGACCACCAGTACGCCATCACCTACGGCGAGCAGGAGATCGCGCACATCTCCCGCGAGTGGTCGCTGCTGAGCGAGCACTACTCGGTCAAGATCATCCCCGGTCAGGACGACGCGCTGCTCCTCACCATCGCCGCCTGTGCCGAGGCCATGGTCCTCGACGACTGATCCACCGCGCGCCGCCGCACGACGCCGCCGCCCTCGTCCACCGCCGCCACCGGCAGCCGTGGACGAGGGCGGCGTCGGTTCGTGCGCCGGAAGCCTCCGGCGCTTTCCCGGCCGGCTCGGATCCGGCGGCCCGCGCCTCCCGCCCAGGACCTTCGGTGGGAACTCACCGAACTCGGCGGCAGCCCTACCGACGGCGACCCGAACGGCACCGCATCCTGTCCACACACCGCCCACCCGAGACGGAGGCACCCTTGCGCATCACCGACGCCCGTACCGGGCAACGCACCGAGATCCGCCCGCACCGGGTCGGGCTCCTGCGCGCGACCATCGACGTCGGCGAGCCGGGCCGCCCGTTCGCCCTCGGGGACTTGCGAGCCCTGGTGACCGGTGACGTACTGGCCCGCACCTGCGAGGCCCAGGGCCTGCAGGTGATCACCGAACTCGTCGTCCCGGACGCCCCCGGCGAGAAGACCCGGGTCCTGCTCGAGGCCGCCGGCCGGCTCGGCGTCCACCCGCCCGCCCGCCTGAGCACACGTCACGACGCGGACGCCTCCGACCCGGCCACGGCCGACCTCGCCATCACCAGCCGCTCACCCGTGCACGCCGGCCCCGCGTCCGCGCCGCTCCTGGTCACCGGCCCGGTGACGACGCCCCGGCACGCCCGTCCGGACTCCGGGGACGCACCGTCGGCCTGGATCACCGTGGACGGGCCCGACCCCCTCGCGCTGCGCCTCACCTTCCTCGAACACGCCGTCACCGCCCCGATCCGGTTGACCGACGACGATCTGGCGGACGCGGCCGAGACGCTGGCCCGCTGGCGCGCGCTGGTGGCCGACACCGCCCGCGAGCCGTCCGGTCCTCCGGACGCCGGCATGGTCCAGGCGGGCTTCGACGGCCTCGACGAGGATCTGGACGCCCGGGTCGCGGTGCGCGCCCTGCATGCTCTGGAGGCCCGGGCCGCCCTGCCGGACGGCACCCGCTTCGAGACCTACGTGCGCCTGGACCAGGTCCTCGCCCTCGAACTCGGCCGCGACATCGGCCGAACGCCCGGATGAACCGGCCGGGCGCGGTCCCGATCGCCGCCCGGAGTCTTACCGAAGCGTGACACCACGCCCGCCTCGGCCGGTTCTCCGCGCGTCGGCCGGTAGCGTCGGCGGTCATGAGGATTCTGGTCACCGGCGGTGCCGGGTTCATCGGTTCGGCGGTCGTACGGGCCCTGGCAGCGGCGGGCCACGAGGTCCGCGTCCTGGACGCGCTGCTGCCCGCCGTCCACCCCCGCGGGGTGCCGCCCGTGCTGCCGGACGGCGTGGAGCTGCGGCACGGCGACGTGCGGGACGCGGGGACGGTCGAGCGGGCACTGGCCGGTGTGGACGCGGTCTGCCACCAGGCGGCGATGGTCGGCCTGGGCCTGGACCTCGACGACGCGCCCGCCTACACCGGCTGCAACGACCTGGGCACGGCGGTGCTGCTCGCCGCGATGGCGCGCTCGGGAGTGCGGGACCTGGTGCTCGCCGGGTCGATGGTGGTCTACGGGGAGGGCCGGTACCGGTGCACGGTACACGGGGACGTCTCGCCCGGTCCGCGGCGCCCGGACGCGCTGGACGCCGGCCGCTTCGAGCCGCCATGCCCACGGTGCGGCGCCGAACTGAGCCCCGGGCTGGTGGCCGAGGACGCGCCGGCCGACCCGCGCAACGTCTACGCGGCCACCAAGCTGGCCCAGGAGCACCTGGCCGGCGCCTGGGCCCGCGCCTGTGGGGGCCGCGTCCTGACGCTGCGCTACCACAACGTCTACGGACCGGGCATGCCGCGCGACACCCCGTACGCCGGGGTCGCCTCGCTGTTCCGCTCGGCACTGGCCCGGGGCGAGGCGCCGAGGGTGTTCGAGGACGGCGGCCAGCGCCGGGACTTCGTCCACGTCCGGGACGTCGCGGACGCCAACCTCGCCGCGCTCGCCTCGGTCGGCGGCCGGCTCCCGGGCAGCGTCCGGGCGTACAACGTGGGCAGCGGCGAGGTCCGGACGGTCGGCGAGACGGCCGAGGCGCTGGCCGCCGCCCACGACGGGCCGGCGCCGGTGGTGACGGGCCAGTACCGGCTCGGCGACGTCCGGCACATCACCGCCGACTCCACCCGGCTGCGCGAGGAACTCGGCTGGCGGGCCCGGATGTCCTTCGCGGACGGCATGCGGGAGTTCGCGGCCGCCCCGCGAGGCGCCTGACCTCAGCTCCGGGCGGCGGGAAGGGCGATCTCGAAGCAGCAGCCCCCGGCGACGTTGTACACCCGGGCGCGACCGGCGTGGGCCTCGACGATGCCGCGGACGATGGCGAGTCCGAGCCCGGCGCCACCGCTCTCGACCCGCTCCCGGGAACTCCCCGGCACGGCCGGGCGAGGGGTGCGGGCGGTGCTGCCGCGCCACCCCGTCTCGAACACCCGGGGCAGGTCCGGCTCCGGGATGCCGCCGCAGCCGTCGGTGACCGAGAGCACCACCTGGTCCGCGTCCCGGCGGGCGGAGACGGCCACCACGCCGTCCTCGGGGGTCGAACGGATCGCGTTGACCAGGAGGTTGCCGAGCACCCGGGTGATCTCACCGGTGTCCACCTCGACGGGTTCCGCGGCGACCTGCCGCCCCTCCAGCCGGACCCCGCTCTGCCGGGCCAGCGGGTGGGCCGCGGCGAGCGCGTCGTCGACGAGGTCGTAGACGGACGCCCGCGACAACGACAGGGACAGCGCTCCGGCCTGGATCCGGGAGAGCTCGAACAGGTCGTCCACCATCCCGGTGAGCCGCTCGACCTCCGTGCGCATCCGCTGCAGGTAGTCCTGCGGGCGCTCGGCCACACCGTCCTCCAGCGCCTCCGCCATGGCGCGCAGGCCGGCGAGCGGGGTGCGCAGGTCGTGCGAGATCCAGGCGATCAGCTCGCGGCGGGAGCTGTCCAGGGCCTGCGCCCGGGCCCGGGACTCGGCCAGCCGGGCGCTGGTGGCGGCGAGCTCCGCGCTGAGCTGGGCCAGTTCCAGGCCGAGCGGAGGCTCCGGCGCGGCGAACCCGGTGTCGCTGCCCACCGTCCTGGCAGCGGCGGTCAGCGCCCTGCTGCCGGCCACGACCTGGCGGCCCAGCAGCGCGGCGGTCGCCAGCGACACCACCGCGGCCATCCCCAGTACCGTGATCACCACCCCGAGGTCGTGCCGGGACAGGAACATCGCCTGGGCGACGGCGAAGGTTCCGGAGGTGACCGCCAGCACGGTGACGGCGGCGACGCAGAACAGCGACAGCGCGAGCGAGCGCCGGCGCAGCAGCCGGACGGCCGCCCAGCCGAGCAGGCCGGCCCCGCCGGCGCCGAGCGCGGCGAACAGGGCGATCAGCGACAGGTCCTTCATGCCGGTCCGTCCGTCCCCTCCATCGCCGGGGCGGTCACGTCCGCCGGGGCGGGCACGTCCACCGGGTCGTAGCGGTAGCCGACGCCCCAGACCGTGCTGATCAGCACCGGCGCGGCGGGGTCGTCCTCGACCTTCTCGCGCAGCCGGCGGATGTGGACGGTGACGGTGGACAGGTCACCGAAGTCCCAGCCCCAGACCCGCTCCATCAGCTCCTGCCGGGAGAACACCGTCCGCGGGTGCCGAAGCAGGAACGACAGGAGGTCGAACTCCCGTACCGTCAGGAGCAGTTCACGCCCACCCCGGTGAACCCGACGAGCCTGCGGGTCGAGCGCGAGGTCACCGGAGACCACCCGTCC from Kitasatospora cathayae includes:
- a CDS encoding LURP-one-related/scramblase family protein; this encodes MSNEFGGLLGIAQQLFSDTPQQGHGEHHDNFLMDLGQKLMDGHQPVQEGVVYDIDEKFFSPTHDFWIKRDGERVFQVDEKMFSFSGVIALQDPEGNELYRISEKIMTLRDIRYLKRGEQTIATVKKALFSPLVYKFTVTFENGAEIHVTGNITDHQYAITYGEQEIAHISREWSLLSEHYSVKIIPGQDDALLLTIAACAEAMVLDD
- a CDS encoding sensor histidine kinase, with the translated sequence MKDLSLIALFAALGAGGAGLLGWAAVRLLRRRSLALSLFCVAAVTVLAVTSGTFAVAQAMFLSRHDLGVVITVLGMAAVVSLATAALLGRQVVAGSRALTAAARTVGSDTGFAAPEPPLGLELAQLSAELAATSARLAESRARAQALDSSRRELIAWISHDLRTPLAGLRAMAEALEDGVAERPQDYLQRMRTEVERLTGMVDDLFELSRIQAGALSLSLSRASVYDLVDDALAAAHPLARQSGVRLEGRQVAAEPVEVDTGEITRVLGNLLVNAIRSTPEDGVVAVSARRDADQVVLSVTDGCGGIPEPDLPRVFETGWRGSTARTPRPAVPGSSRERVESGGAGLGLAIVRGIVEAHAGRARVYNVAGGCCFEIALPAARS
- a CDS encoding NAD-dependent epimerase/dehydratase family protein, yielding MRILVTGGAGFIGSAVVRALAAAGHEVRVLDALLPAVHPRGVPPVLPDGVELRHGDVRDAGTVERALAGVDAVCHQAAMVGLGLDLDDAPAYTGCNDLGTAVLLAAMARSGVRDLVLAGSMVVYGEGRYRCTVHGDVSPGPRRPDALDAGRFEPPCPRCGAELSPGLVAEDAPADPRNVYAATKLAQEHLAGAWARACGGRVLTLRYHNVYGPGMPRDTPYAGVASLFRSALARGEAPRVFEDGGQRRDFVHVRDVADANLAALASVGGRLPGSVRAYNVGSGEVRTVGETAEALAAAHDGPAPVVTGQYRLGDVRHITADSTRLREELGWRARMSFADGMREFAAAPRGA